From the Butyrivibrio fibrisolvens genome, one window contains:
- a CDS encoding energy-coupling factor transporter transmembrane component T family protein, with the protein MTNLFNYIDRPSRIHNLTGATKLICLLLWSFAAMGTYDTRFLALLSIGGVVLFYIGHIHLKDVSFMLGFTMVFLVLNTILVYLFSPHHGTEIYGTTTYLFGMSGHFGLTAEQLFYHLNYWLKYTATIPIILLFVCTTNPSEFAASLNRIGVSYSISYSVSLALRYIPDIQRQYDEISKASQARGVEMSKKASIIKRLQSASAILIPLVLTSIDRIEGITNAMELRGFGKNKKRTWYMGKKFKLADYVSMIVCAGLLVISIMLNIHNGGRFYNPFK; encoded by the coding sequence ATGACTAATTTATTTAATTATATTGACAGGCCATCAAGGATCCACAATCTCACGGGCGCGACCAAGCTTATATGCCTGCTTTTGTGGAGCTTTGCGGCAATGGGAACATATGATACGAGATTTCTGGCCCTTCTTTCTATAGGTGGGGTAGTGCTCTTTTATATAGGGCATATCCATCTTAAGGATGTGTCATTTATGCTGGGATTTACTATGGTATTTCTGGTACTTAATACCATACTTGTGTACCTCTTCTCCCCGCATCATGGCACGGAGATCTACGGTACGACTACATATCTGTTTGGGATGAGCGGACATTTCGGACTTACTGCAGAGCAGCTGTTCTATCATCTTAACTATTGGCTTAAGTATACGGCTACGATACCGATCATACTTCTGTTTGTATGCACCACTAACCCTAGCGAATTCGCTGCTTCTCTTAACAGGATAGGGGTCAGCTATTCTATATCGTATTCGGTGTCGCTGGCGCTTCGCTATATTCCTGATATTCAGCGCCAGTACGATGAGATCAGCAAGGCAAGCCAGGCAAGGGGCGTTGAGATGAGCAAGAAGGCTTCTATAATTAAGAGACTTCAGTCAGCATCTGCAATCCTCATACCGCTGGTCCTTACCAGTATCGACAGGATCGAGGGTATCACCAATGCTATGGAACTTCGCGGCTTTGGCAAAAACAAAAAGCGCACCTGGTATATGGGCAAAAAATTCAAATTAGCCGATTATGTAAGTATGATAGTGTGCGCAGGTCTTCTGGTGATCTCTATCATGCTCAACATTCATAACGGCGGACGCTTTTATAATCCGTTTAAATGA
- a CDS encoding MYG1 family protein, which produces MDNSYIYEIKEAITHGGVFHSDDVFSTAFLQILNPELKVKRLMQVPEDFDGLVYDIGLGRFDHHQKDRKVRENGIPYAAFGLLFEEFGTLVMSEEDAKEFDETFIQPIDKSDNTGSFWMICDIISDFNPDWIGNQDRDEAFWRAVAVAKEILVNKFRQINANRKAYYMVKEEVDACTGPVLELSKTIPWQDAVKGTDILYVIYESERGGYNVQTVRVDGEEREKKPFPESWRGKPADFLQEVTGVSGITFCHNSGFLCACKTIDDARAIAKLAVEA; this is translated from the coding sequence ATGGATAACAGTTATATTTATGAAATTAAAGAAGCAATTACACATGGCGGTGTGTTTCATTCGGATGATGTATTTTCTACAGCTTTTCTGCAGATTCTAAATCCCGAGCTTAAGGTTAAGAGACTTATGCAGGTTCCGGAAGATTTCGACGGACTTGTTTATGATATAGGACTTGGAAGGTTCGATCATCATCAAAAAGACAGGAAGGTAAGGGAGAATGGAATCCCTTATGCGGCTTTCGGACTTCTGTTCGAGGAGTTTGGAACACTGGTAATGTCCGAGGAAGATGCCAAGGAGTTCGATGAGACTTTCATCCAGCCGATCGATAAGTCTGACAACACAGGTTCATTTTGGATGATATGCGATATCATAAGTGACTTCAATCCTGACTGGATCGGGAATCAGGACAGGGACGAGGCTTTCTGGAGAGCTGTTGCTGTTGCCAAGGAGATCCTTGTTAATAAGTTTAGGCAGATCAATGCTAATCGTAAGGCTTATTATATGGTCAAGGAAGAAGTGGACGCCTGCACAGGGCCTGTTCTTGAGCTTTCCAAGACTATCCCGTGGCAGGATGCTGTCAAGGGAACAGATATTCTGTATGTGATCTATGAATCTGAACGTGGTGGTTACAATGTTCAGACTGTTAGGGTTGATGGAGAAGAGAGAGAGAAGAAACCATTCCCTGAGAGCTGGAGAGGTAAGCCGGCTGACTTCCTTCAGGAAGTTACGGGTGTTAGCGGCATAACATTCTGTCACAACTCCGGATTCCTGTGTGCCTGCAAGACCATAGATGACGCCAGAGCCATAGCCAAGCTTGCAGTCGAGGCGTGA
- a CDS encoding alpha-N-arabinofuranosidase — MNHIIVNGKVSKGTINKNIYGQFTEHLGRCVYEGIYVKDEDNIPNVNGIRSDVLGALKNIEVPLVRWPGGCFADTYHWKDGIGPKKDRKTIVNTNWGGVTEDNSFGTHEFMEFASQLGCDVYLSGNVGSGTVQELSDWIEYCNMGGISPMANLRRENGREEPWNVRYWGIGNEAWGCGGNMSAEYYSDEARKFATYMRNYDNEHPIYKIASGSNGPDFNWTKTVCERAGHMIDAITFHYYTVTYDWNNKGKATGFTKDEYYRLLHNTLNIENMINNHSNIIKQYETKDHKIGLIIDEWGTWFDVEDGTNPGFLYQQNSIRDAVLAGINLNIFNNHCDTVVMTNIAQMINVLQAMILTDGDKMVLTPTYHVYDLYKKHMNANHLESYVDADILNDQEELKVPRLNVSASCKDGKALVTVVNLSESEMADVDVILSGLKASSVSGRCVTGDMGDYNSFEKPDVVGIRSIDADVAEDGCSFKASLPKNSVCAFEVVLK, encoded by the coding sequence ATGAATCACATCATTGTTAATGGCAAGGTAAGCAAGGGAACAATCAACAAGAATATATACGGGCAGTTCACAGAGCACCTCGGACGCTGCGTATATGAAGGTATATATGTTAAGGATGAAGATAATATACCTAATGTCAATGGTATTAGAAGCGATGTACTTGGAGCGCTTAAGAATATCGAGGTGCCGCTGGTGCGTTGGCCCGGTGGATGTTTTGCTGATACTTATCACTGGAAGGACGGAATCGGTCCCAAGAAGGATAGGAAGACTATCGTTAATACCAACTGGGGCGGTGTAACAGAGGACAACTCTTTTGGAACACATGAATTCATGGAGTTTGCAAGTCAGCTTGGCTGCGATGTATATCTGTCAGGCAATGTAGGAAGCGGCACTGTACAGGAGCTTTCTGACTGGATAGAATACTGCAACATGGGCGGAATATCTCCTATGGCCAATCTAAGGCGTGAGAACGGACGTGAAGAACCCTGGAATGTCAGATACTGGGGTATTGGCAATGAAGCCTGGGGATGCGGCGGCAATATGTCTGCCGAGTACTATTCTGATGAAGCCAGGAAGTTTGCTACCTATATGAGGAATTATGACAATGAGCATCCTATCTATAAGATTGCTTCCGGTAGTAACGGACCAGACTTCAACTGGACCAAGACTGTATGTGAACGTGCTGGTCATATGATCGATGCGATCACATTCCATTATTATACGGTGACCTATGATTGGAACAATAAGGGCAAGGCTACAGGATTCACCAAGGATGAGTATTATCGTCTTCTTCACAATACTCTTAATATAGAAAATATGATAAATAATCATAGTAATATCATCAAACAGTATGAGACTAAGGATCATAAGATAGGTCTTATCATTGATGAATGGGGAACCTGGTTTGATGTAGAAGACGGAACCAATCCGGGATTTTTATATCAGCAGAACTCTATCAGGGATGCTGTGCTTGCAGGTATCAATCTTAATATATTCAATAATCACTGCGATACTGTTGTGATGACCAATATCGCACAGATGATCAATGTACTTCAGGCTATGATCCTTACAGATGGTGACAAGATGGTTTTGACACCAACTTATCATGTATATGATCTGTATAAAAAACATATGAATGCTAATCATCTCGAAAGTTATGTGGATGCAGATATATTAAATGATCAGGAAGAGCTCAAGGTTCCTCGTCTCAATGTTTCTGCTAGTTGCAAAGATGGTAAGGCTCTTGTAACAGTTGTCAATCTGTCAGAAAGTGAGATGGCAGATGTTGATGTTATCCTGTCAGGACTTAAAGCAAGCTCTGTATCCGGAAGATGTGTAACAGGCGATATGGGAGATTATAATTCATTCGAAAAGCCTGATGTTGTAGGCATAAGATCTATTGATGCAGATGTAGCAGAAGATGGATGCAGCTTTAAAGCATCTCTTCCAAAGAACAGTGTATGTGCGTTTGAGGTAGTTCTTAAATGA
- a CDS encoding DUF6171 family protein: MNKCKRCFLYEIAGKEDVYAHVLRTRELLAAKDKASDAVYDKRLAICRECDSLLEATCLKCGCYVEIRALKKDATCPLKRW; the protein is encoded by the coding sequence ATGAATAAATGTAAGAGATGCTTCCTGTACGAGATTGCCGGCAAGGAGGATGTCTATGCTCACGTGTTAAGAACACGTGAGCTTCTTGCTGCTAAGGACAAGGCATCTGATGCTGTATATGATAAAAGACTTGCTATCTGCCGTGAGTGCGATAGCCTTCTTGAGGCTACATGTCTTAAATGCGGCTGCTATGTAGAGATAAGAGCTCTAAAAAAAGATGCGACCTGCCCTTTGAAGAGGTGGTGA
- a CDS encoding glucose-1-phosphate adenylyltransferase codes for MAKNNMLAMVLAGGRGSRLKDLTNKVAKPAVAFGGKYKIIDFPLSNCANSGIDIVGVLTQYESILLNSYAGAGRIWGLDSKDSGVFILPPREKADSGLNVYRGTADAISQNIDFIDSYEPEYLLILSGDHIYKMNYDKMLDDHIANKADATIAVIEVPKKEASRFGIMNTANDGRIVEFEEKPAHPKSNLASMGIYIFSWKQLRKMLVADMNSKTSNHDFGKDIIPTMLNDGKALYAYKFKGYWKDVGTIDSLWEANMDLLEEGSELNLGDNSWKIYTEDATELPQFIGEDAEVKCAYITQGVQVHGKVEHSVLFTSSIVGKDAKVKDSVLMTGAVVGEGAKVTRALVADGVTIGDGAVVGSAKSDNILLVAHDIEEGGKYYG; via the coding sequence ATGGCAAAGAATAATATGCTGGCAATGGTACTTGCTGGAGGTAGAGGTAGTCGTCTTAAAGACCTTACCAACAAAGTTGCAAAACCGGCAGTTGCTTTTGGTGGAAAATACAAGATCATTGATTTTCCGCTTAGTAACTGTGCTAACAGTGGAATAGACATCGTTGGAGTTCTGACTCAGTATGAATCAATTCTTCTTAACAGTTATGCAGGCGCCGGAAGGATCTGGGGTCTGGACAGCAAAGACAGTGGTGTCTTTATCCTGCCGCCTCGTGAGAAGGCTGATAGTGGCCTTAATGTTTACAGAGGGACTGCGGATGCTATCTCTCAGAATATCGATTTCATAGATTCTTATGAACCTGAATATCTTCTTATCCTTTCAGGTGATCACATTTACAAGATGAATTATGACAAGATGCTGGACGATCATATTGCTAACAAGGCAGATGCTACGATCGCAGTTATCGAGGTTCCCAAGAAAGAAGCCAGCAGATTCGGTATCATGAATACTGCCAACGACGGCCGTATCGTAGAATTCGAAGAAAAGCCTGCTCATCCTAAGAGCAATCTTGCTTCTATGGGTATATATATCTTTTCCTGGAAGCAGCTTCGTAAGATGCTTGTTGCTGATATGAACAGCAAGACTTCCAATCATGACTTTGGTAAGGACATAATCCCTACTATGCTTAATGATGGTAAGGCTCTGTATGCTTATAAATTCAAGGGCTACTGGAAGGATGTAGGAACTATTGATTCCTTATGGGAAGCTAATATGGACCTTCTTGAAGAGGGTAGTGAACTTAATCTTGGTGATAATTCCTGGAAGATCTATACAGAAGATGCAACTGAACTTCCTCAGTTTATAGGCGAGGATGCAGAGGTTAAGTGTGCTTATATCACTCAGGGTGTTCAGGTTCATGGTAAGGTTGAGCATTCAGTTCTTTTTACAAGTAGTATTGTAGGTAAGGATGCCAAAGTCAAGGATAGTGTTCTTATGACAGGTGCAGTAGTCGGAGAGGGAGCTAAGGTTACAAGAGCTCTTGTGGCTGATGGTGTAACTATAGGAGACGGCGCAGTTGTAGGCAGCGCTAAGAGTGATAATATCTTGCTTGTAGCTCATGATATCGAGGAAGGAGGCAAATATTATGGCTAA
- the glgD gene encoding glucose-1-phosphate adenylyltransferase subunit GlgD, protein MANAFGIIAPAGTYMRVEGLQDFRPISAFSFLGRYRIVDFPVSNLSNSGIERIQLFVNNENPRSLAEHVGTGRIYNINSKRGLLQMMFSHESALSDIYNTDVKAYLENLPSIERCHQKYVIITPSYMVFKQDYDKLLDEHINSKADITLLYHKVNNADTSYRNCYTLELNRQKGFKSMRINTGTVADRNIFMDTYVMHKDLFIELLKKAKKLSAISRLTNIIHAESENLDIRGVQHKGYFAAITDFRAYYEANMELLNLDYAESLFSNDWPIYTHTTDSCPVQYTSSASVKKTMVANGCVIEGNVENSVIGRGVEIKKGAIVRNCIIMGHVIIEEGVRIENMVVDKWARITAKQNIVCPEDEPGYIRRMDII, encoded by the coding sequence ATGGCTAATGCATTCGGAATAATCGCACCTGCCGGAACATATATGAGAGTAGAGGGATTGCAGGATTTTAGGCCTATAAGCGCATTCTCTTTTCTCGGAAGATATCGTATAGTAGACTTCCCGGTATCCAATCTGTCCAACAGTGGGATAGAGCGTATACAGCTTTTTGTTAATAATGAAAATCCCAGATCACTTGCAGAGCATGTTGGAACGGGACGTATCTACAATATCAACTCCAAGAGGGGACTTCTGCAGATGATGTTCAGCCATGAAAGTGCGCTGAGCGATATCTACAATACAGATGTTAAGGCTTATCTTGAGAATCTTCCTTCAATAGAGCGCTGTCATCAGAAGTATGTCATCATAACTCCCAGCTATATGGTCTTCAAGCAGGACTATGATAAGCTTCTTGATGAGCATATAAATTCCAAGGCTGATATAACTCTTTTATATCACAAGGTCAATAATGCAGATACTTCGTATCGTAACTGCTATACACTTGAGCTCAACAGGCAGAAGGGCTTTAAGTCCATGCGTATAAACACAGGTACAGTGGCTGATCGCAATATCTTCATGGATACCTATGTAATGCACAAGGATCTGTTCATAGAGCTTCTTAAGAAGGCCAAAAAGCTGTCCGCTATATCAAGGCTTACCAATATCATACATGCTGAGAGTGAGAATCTTGATATAAGAGGCGTACAGCATAAGGGATATTTTGCAGCGATCACGGATTTCAGAGCATACTATGAAGCTAATATGGAACTTCTGAATCTGGACTATGCTGAGAGTCTTTTCTCTAATGACTGGCCTATATACACTCATACTACTGACTCGTGCCCTGTTCAGTACACTTCATCTGCTTCTGTCAAAAAGACGATGGTTGCTAACGGCTGCGTCATCGAGGGCAATGTAGAGAACTCCGTAATCGGAAGAGGCGTTGAGATAAAGAAGGGTGCTATCGTCAGGAACTGCATCATAATGGGCCATGTGATCATCGAGGAAGGTGTTCGTATCGAGAACATGGTAGTCGACAAGTGGGCGAGGATCACTGCTAAGCAGAACATAGTCTGCCCCGAAGATGAACCCGGCTACATCCGAAGGATGGATATAATCTGA